One window of the Glycocaulis alkaliphilus genome contains the following:
- a CDS encoding alpha-ketoacid dehydrogenase subunit beta — translation MPAMNMLQALNSAMDVLLDKHPETVIFGEDSGYFGGVFGATQGLQKKYGLDRVFDAPINEAAIAAMAIGMAAKGLKPIAEIQFADYIFPAFDQIVSEMSRLRYRSAGEFVSPVVVRSPWGGGIRGGQTHSMSPEAFFTHVPGVKVVVPSNPYDAKGMLIAASEGDDPVIFFEPKRIYNGPFDGVPDAPLSSWARHPKGEVPEGHYRVELGKAEIVREGEACTVLTYGTLVHVAVNAAEKAGIDAEIIDLKTLAPYDIETIVASVNKTGRVVVAHEAPRTSGFGAELAAQIQEECFYALEAPIFRLTGWDTPYPHAHEWAYFPGQARFIRALQTVTEAR, via the coding sequence ATGCCAGCGATGAACATGCTGCAGGCCCTCAACTCGGCCATGGACGTGCTGCTCGACAAGCACCCGGAGACGGTGATTTTCGGCGAGGATTCCGGCTATTTCGGCGGCGTTTTCGGCGCCACGCAAGGGCTGCAGAAGAAATATGGCCTCGACCGCGTTTTTGACGCGCCGATCAACGAGGCGGCGATTGCGGCCATGGCCATCGGCATGGCGGCGAAGGGCCTCAAACCCATCGCGGAGATACAGTTCGCGGACTATATCTTCCCGGCCTTTGACCAGATCGTCTCGGAGATGAGCCGCCTGCGTTATCGCTCCGCCGGGGAGTTCGTGTCGCCGGTCGTGGTACGTTCGCCCTGGGGCGGCGGTATCCGGGGTGGCCAGACGCACTCCATGAGCCCTGAAGCCTTCTTCACCCATGTGCCGGGCGTGAAAGTAGTGGTGCCGTCCAACCCGTACGATGCCAAGGGCATGCTGATCGCGGCCAGCGAGGGCGATGACCCGGTCATCTTCTTTGAGCCCAAGCGCATTTATAATGGCCCGTTTGATGGCGTGCCGGACGCCCCGCTGTCCAGCTGGGCCAGGCACCCCAAGGGCGAGGTTCCCGAAGGCCATTACCGCGTGGAGCTGGGCAAGGCCGAAATCGTGCGCGAGGGCGAAGCCTGCACGGTCCTCACCTATGGCACGCTGGTCCATGTGGCGGTCAATGCGGCTGAAAAGGCGGGCATTGACGCGGAAATCATCGATTTGAAGACACTTGCCCCTTACGACATCGAAACCATCGTGGCCTCGGTGAACAAGACGGGCCGGGTGGTGGTCGCCCATGAAGCGCCGCGTACATCGGGCTTCGGGGCGGAGCTGGCAGCCCAGATTCAGGAAGAATGCTTCTATGCGCTTGAAGCGCCGATCTTCCGCCTGACGGGCTGGGACACACCCTATCCCCATGCCCATGAATGGGCCTATTTCCCCGGTCAGGCGCGCTTCATCCGCGCGCTGCAGACGGTCACGGAGGCACGCTGA
- a CDS encoding dihydrolipoamide acetyltransferase family protein produces MSEYKYKLPDVGEGVVEAEIVEWHIKEGDKVTEDQHILDVMTDKATVEIPCAVNGVVKKIVGSPGDVLPVGTEILVIEIDGSPPTEEEAPAPAPEVKEEKKPAADPEKGKALAEGPDRTADKSEDLAGGKQAVPPAKPAAPAPKAAAAPARASGERPMASPAVRQRALDADIDLSAVPGTGPAGRITHADMDDFIASGGRLASKAGGSASGPSRAPRTGVKEEKVIGLRRKIAQNMAAAKRTIPHITYVDEIDLTALEDLRAHLNATRKDGLPKLTLIPFLVAAMTRALPQFPQANAHFDTEESVLTKYEGVHCGIATATPNGLMVPVIRHAEALDIWQIADEVKRLADACRDGKATKEELSGSTITITSLGAIGGLVSTPVINLPETAIIGVNKMQVLPRYDDGGRLVPRKIMNLSSSFDHRIVDGYEAALLVQAIKGYLENPATLFM; encoded by the coding sequence ATGAGCGAATACAAGTACAAGCTCCCCGATGTCGGCGAAGGCGTGGTCGAGGCCGAGATCGTCGAATGGCACATCAAGGAAGGTGACAAGGTCACTGAGGACCAGCACATCCTGGATGTGATGACCGACAAGGCGACGGTGGAAATTCCCTGCGCGGTCAATGGCGTGGTGAAGAAGATTGTCGGGAGCCCTGGCGACGTGCTCCCCGTAGGCACCGAAATCCTCGTCATCGAAATTGATGGCTCGCCTCCCACCGAGGAAGAAGCGCCGGCGCCGGCGCCGGAAGTGAAGGAAGAGAAGAAGCCTGCCGCCGACCCGGAAAAGGGCAAGGCGCTGGCCGAAGGGCCGGACCGGACGGCAGACAAGAGCGAAGACCTGGCAGGCGGCAAGCAGGCGGTGCCTCCGGCAAAGCCCGCTGCTCCGGCACCGAAAGCTGCTGCGGCCCCCGCCCGCGCGTCCGGCGAGCGGCCCATGGCTAGCCCCGCCGTGCGTCAGCGCGCTCTGGATGCTGATATTGATCTGTCTGCCGTGCCGGGCACCGGTCCGGCCGGGCGTATCACCCATGCGGACATGGATGATTTCATCGCCTCTGGCGGGCGTCTGGCGTCGAAGGCTGGCGGTTCGGCCTCCGGCCCGTCACGCGCGCCCCGCACGGGCGTAAAGGAAGAGAAAGTCATCGGCCTGCGCCGCAAAATCGCGCAGAACATGGCCGCCGCCAAACGCACCATCCCCCACATCACCTATGTGGACGAGATCGATCTGACGGCGCTGGAAGATCTGCGCGCGCACCTCAATGCGACCCGCAAGGACGGCCTGCCCAAGCTGACCCTCATTCCCTTCCTCGTCGCCGCGATGACGCGCGCCTTGCCGCAATTTCCGCAGGCGAACGCCCATTTCGACACCGAAGAGTCGGTGCTGACCAAGTATGAGGGCGTCCACTGCGGCATCGCCACGGCCACGCCCAACGGGCTGATGGTGCCGGTGATCCGTCATGCAGAGGCGCTGGACATCTGGCAGATCGCTGATGAGGTGAAGCGCCTTGCCGATGCCTGCCGTGACGGCAAGGCGACCAAGGAGGAGCTTTCGGGCTCCACCATCACCATCACCTCGCTGGGCGCGATTGGCGGGCTGGTCTCCACGCCCGTCATCAACCTGCCGGAGACGGCGATTATCGGCGTCAACAAGATGCAGGTCCTGCCGCGTTATGATGATGGCGGACGGCTGGTGCCGAGGAAGATCATGAACCTCTCCTCCAGCTTCGATCACCGCATCGTTGATGGCTATGAGGCGGCATTGCTGGTGCAGGCGATCAAGGGCTATCTGGAAAACCCGGCAACCTTGTTTATGTGA
- a CDS encoding UbiD family decarboxylase, whose product MAYKSLREFMALLEAEGDLKRVARPVSTHLEMTEIQTRLLARGGPAVLFENPVHEDGRAAEMPALVNLFGTVERVARAVTMGGEPRRTAADLREVGELLAFLRQPEPPRGLKDALDMLPLAKTVMAMRPGTVKKAPCQEVVLTGDDIDLDRLPIQGCWPGEPAPLITWPLVVTKGPSEDKQDDYNLGIYRMQKLSKNRTLMRWLKHRGGAQHYQRWKGARPDPLPAAAVIGADPGTILAAVTPVPDTLSEYQFAGLLRGRKAELVECKTVPLKVPAEAEIVIEGHVLLDEDGPEGPYGDHTGYYNSVERFPVFQVSAITMRSDPIYLTTFTGRPPDEPSVLGEALNEVFIPLIRQQFPEIVDFWLPPEGCSYRIAVISMKKAYPGHAKRVMLGAWSYLRQFMYTKWVIVVDDDINARDWKDVMWAMSTRMDPARDCTIIEHTPIDYLDFASPVSGLGSKIGLDATNKWEGETTREWGEKLFMEQEIIDKVDAMWGELGL is encoded by the coding sequence ATGGCGTACAAATCCCTTCGCGAATTCATGGCTCTGCTGGAGGCCGAAGGCGATCTCAAACGCGTCGCGCGCCCTGTCTCCACCCATCTGGAGATGACAGAAATCCAGACCCGCCTGCTCGCCAGGGGCGGCCCTGCGGTTCTCTTTGAAAACCCGGTTCACGAAGATGGCCGGGCCGCCGAGATGCCCGCTCTCGTCAATCTCTTCGGCACGGTGGAGCGCGTCGCGCGCGCCGTGACCATGGGCGGAGAGCCGCGCCGTACGGCGGCCGATTTGCGCGAGGTCGGCGAGCTACTGGCCTTCCTGCGCCAGCCCGAACCGCCGCGCGGCCTTAAAGATGCGCTCGACATGCTGCCACTGGCCAAGACCGTGATGGCGATGCGCCCCGGCACGGTGAAGAAGGCGCCCTGTCAGGAAGTGGTGCTGACCGGCGATGATATTGATCTTGACCGCCTGCCCATTCAGGGCTGCTGGCCGGGCGAGCCGGCCCCGCTCATCACCTGGCCGCTCGTCGTCACGAAGGGCCCGTCAGAGGACAAGCAGGACGACTATAATCTCGGCATCTACCGGATGCAGAAGCTGTCGAAAAACCGCACGCTGATGCGCTGGCTGAAACATCGCGGCGGGGCGCAGCATTATCAGCGCTGGAAAGGCGCGCGGCCCGATCCCCTGCCCGCCGCGGCCGTGATCGGCGCCGATCCGGGGACCATCCTTGCCGCCGTGACGCCGGTGCCGGACACGCTCTCCGAATACCAGTTTGCTGGCCTTTTAAGGGGCCGCAAGGCGGAGCTGGTCGAGTGCAAGACGGTGCCGCTGAAAGTGCCTGCCGAGGCCGAGATCGTCATCGAGGGCCATGTCCTGCTGGATGAGGACGGACCGGAAGGCCCCTATGGCGACCATACCGGCTATTACAACTCGGTGGAGCGCTTCCCCGTCTTTCAGGTCAGCGCCATCACCATGCGCTCTGACCCCATCTATCTCACCACCTTCACGGGCCGTCCGCCGGATGAACCGAGCGTGCTGGGCGAGGCGCTCAACGAGGTGTTCATCCCCCTCATCCGCCAGCAATTCCCCGAGATCGTCGATTTCTGGCTGCCGCCGGAAGGTTGCAGCTACCGCATCGCCGTCATCTCGATGAAGAAAGCCTATCCCGGCCACGCCAAGCGCGTAATGCTGGGCGCGTGGTCTTATCTTCGCCAGTTCATGTACACCAAATGGGTGATCGTGGTGGATGACGACATCAATGCGCGCGACTGGAAGGATGTGATGTGGGCCATGTCCACGCGCATGGACCCGGCGCGCGACTGCACCATCATCGAACACACGCCGATTGATTATCTGGACTTCGCCTCGCCGGTCTCCGGGCTTGGCTCCAAGATCGGGCTCGATGCCACCAATAAATGGGAAGGCGAGACGACCCGCGAATGGGGCGAAAAGCTCTTCATGGAGCAGGAGATCATCGACAAGGTCGACGCGATGTGGGGCGAGCTGGGGCTATAG
- a CDS encoding GNAT family N-acetyltransferase — protein sequence MTDQPDYTITREVSGSKGRYVASAPGLPDAEMTYSILNPQLIIIDHTGVPDEWRGKGVGKALVERGVLDARAEGVRIVPLCPFAKAQIERHPEWQDVLGGKAK from the coding sequence ATGACCGACCAGCCGGACTACACGATCACCAGAGAGGTTTCCGGCTCCAAGGGCCGCTATGTGGCCAGCGCGCCCGGCCTGCCCGATGCGGAGATGACCTACTCCATTCTCAACCCGCAACTCATCATCATCGACCATACCGGCGTGCCCGATGAATGGCGCGGCAAGGGCGTTGGCAAGGCGCTGGTGGAGCGTGGCGTGCTGGATGCCCGCGCAGAGGGTGTGCGCATCGTGCCGCTCTGCCCGTTTGCGAAAGCGCAGATCGAGCGTCATCCCGAATGGCAAGATGTGCTGGGCGGCAAGGCGAAATAG
- a CDS encoding HAD family hydrolase, with protein sequence MKTVRICLWSGPRNISTAMMRSFENRADCEVWDEPFYGYYLDRTGLNHPGREAVLELWPTDPKKIAARCAGSAPDGSPLFFQKHMCQHMLDGVDLTWTARCRHIFLIRDPADVAASFNATMGEVRPEDLGAVRQHALYEVIAANTGKQWPVIEGADVLADPRGMLTALCDALNIPFDEAMLTWPEGRRASDGPWAPHWYSRVEASTGFEAPAPSGHPRPDTLKGVIEACLPAYQALRAHKLSAA encoded by the coding sequence ATGAAAACAGTCCGCATCTGCCTGTGGTCGGGTCCGCGCAACATCTCCACCGCGATGATGCGCAGCTTTGAGAACCGGGCAGATTGCGAGGTCTGGGACGAGCCCTTTTACGGCTATTATCTCGACCGCACCGGGCTGAACCATCCCGGCCGCGAGGCCGTGCTGGAACTGTGGCCGACCGATCCGAAGAAAATCGCCGCGCGCTGCGCCGGATCAGCACCGGACGGCTCGCCGCTCTTCTTCCAGAAACATATGTGCCAGCACATGCTGGACGGCGTCGACCTCACCTGGACGGCCCGCTGCCGGCATATCTTCCTGATCCGCGATCCGGCCGATGTGGCCGCCAGCTTCAACGCCACCATGGGAGAGGTGCGCCCCGAAGATCTGGGCGCCGTGCGCCAGCACGCGCTCTACGAAGTGATTGCCGCCAATACCGGAAAGCAATGGCCCGTCATAGAAGGGGCGGACGTGCTGGCCGATCCGCGCGGCATGCTGACCGCGCTATGTGACGCGCTGAACATCCCGTTCGACGAAGCCATGCTGACCTGGCCGGAAGGGCGGCGCGCCAGTGACGGCCCGTGGGCGCCGCACTGGTATAGCCGGGTTGAGGCATCGACGGGGTTTGAAGCGCCCGCGCCTTCGGGCCATCCACGGCCCGATACCCTTAAGGGCGTGATAGAGGCCTGCCTGCCCGCCTACCAGGCACTCAGGGCGCACAAGCTGTCCGCCGCCTGA
- a CDS encoding aminotransferase class IV, with protein sequence MTNTSKGTHEYVDDPRNAGILISVNGELFPREKAVVSVFDSGFILGDGVWEGLRVHHGHIVFLDRHLERLYEGAKAIDMDIGLTPEALEKRLYETLEANAMHDGVHIRLMVTRGLKRTPYQDPRVNIGPATIVIIPEYKNPKPEAATRGMKLFTVHVRRGYPDVQDQKLNSHSKLNCITACIQAAKAGADEALMLDPHGFVATCNSTHFFIVRKGEVWTSTGEYCIGGITRGVVIELCQEAGIPVFEKRFSLTDVYGAQEAFVTGTFAGIAPVSSVDGRILTSGRGPMVERLQKLYLARIEREST encoded by the coding sequence ATGACCAATACCAGCAAGGGCACACACGAATACGTCGATGATCCGCGCAATGCGGGCATCCTCATCTCGGTCAATGGCGAGCTTTTCCCACGCGAGAAGGCCGTCGTTTCGGTCTTCGATTCCGGTTTCATACTGGGTGATGGCGTGTGGGAGGGCCTGCGCGTCCATCATGGCCATATCGTCTTCCTGGACCGCCATCTGGAGCGGCTCTACGAGGGCGCCAAGGCCATCGACATGGATATCGGCCTGACGCCTGAGGCGCTGGAAAAGCGGCTCTACGAGACGCTGGAAGCCAACGCCATGCATGACGGCGTGCATATCCGCCTGATGGTCACGCGCGGGCTGAAGCGCACGCCCTATCAGGACCCGCGGGTGAATATCGGGCCAGCCACCATCGTCATCATCCCCGAATACAAGAACCCCAAGCCGGAAGCGGCCACGCGGGGGATGAAGCTCTTTACCGTGCATGTACGCCGTGGATACCCGGACGTGCAGGACCAGAAGCTCAATTCCCACTCCAAGCTGAACTGCATCACGGCCTGCATTCAGGCCGCCAAGGCGGGCGCGGACGAGGCCCTGATGCTGGATCCGCACGGCTTTGTGGCCACCTGTAACTCCACCCATTTCTTCATCGTGAGGAAGGGCGAGGTGTGGACGTCCACCGGCGAGTATTGCATTGGCGGGATCACGCGCGGCGTGGTGATAGAGCTGTGCCAGGAAGCGGGGATACCCGTCTTTGAAAAGCGCTTCTCCCTGACGGACGTCTATGGCGCGCAGGAAGCCTTCGTGACCGGTACCTTTGCCGGCATTGCCCCAGTTTCGAGCGTGGATGGAAGAATTTTAACCAGCGGGCGCGGACCGATGGTGGAACGCCTGCAAAAACTGTATCTTGCCCGGATCGAACGCGAGAGCACATAA
- a CDS encoding enoyl-CoA hydratase: MNAPAGFADILIEDRGAVRIIRFNRAGKKNAITRAMYTAMAQGLETAETDKAIRVVVIAGTDGVFTAGNDLMDFMEAPPTIGGGDMPPVERFMRALLGATKPVIACVDGLAIGIGVTLLLHCDLAYASDRSTFKTPFVDLALVPEFGSSAVLPGIVGRVVASELLLLGETWDASRAEAKSLVNGVFPAGDLEAEVMKRAEALAAKAPNAVKKSKALMTKGVESVYTLMAEEGAEFAAQLASEEFKEAVTAFLERRPPDFSRFG, encoded by the coding sequence ATGAATGCTCCAGCAGGTTTTGCCGACATACTGATCGAGGATCGCGGTGCGGTCCGGATCATCCGCTTCAACCGGGCGGGCAAGAAGAACGCCATCACGCGCGCCATGTACACCGCCATGGCGCAAGGGCTGGAGACGGCGGAAACGGACAAGGCTATCCGCGTGGTGGTCATTGCCGGAACCGATGGCGTCTTCACCGCCGGCAATGATCTGATGGACTTCATGGAGGCCCCGCCCACCATTGGCGGGGGCGACATGCCGCCGGTGGAGCGCTTCATGCGCGCTCTGCTCGGCGCCACAAAGCCGGTCATTGCTTGCGTGGACGGGCTGGCCATCGGCATTGGCGTCACCCTGCTCCTGCATTGTGACCTTGCCTATGCGTCGGACCGTTCGACCTTCAAGACGCCGTTCGTGGATCTGGCCCTGGTGCCGGAGTTTGGCTCCAGCGCGGTCCTGCCCGGCATTGTGGGCCGGGTAGTGGCGTCTGAACTTCTCCTGCTCGGCGAGACCTGGGATGCGAGCCGCGCAGAGGCGAAAAGCCTCGTCAATGGCGTCTTCCCGGCAGGCGATCTCGAAGCAGAGGTGATGAAGCGCGCCGAAGCGCTGGCGGCAAAAGCCCCTAACGCAGTGAAGAAGTCCAAGGCGCTGATGACCAAGGGCGTGGAGAGCGTCTACACGCTGATGGCCGAGGAAGGCGCAGAGTTCGCCGCGCAGCTCGCCTCGGAGGAGTTCAAGGAAGCCGTCACGGCGTTTCTGGAGCGCCGCCCGCCAGACTTCTCCCGGTTCGGTTGA
- a CDS encoding acyl-CoA dehydrogenase family protein encodes MNFEYSARCKDYLARVRAFMDEHVYPNEKTYHDQLAGFGTNRWQVLPIIEELKAKAKAQGLWNLFHPDDKHGAGLSNADYAPLAEEMGRVAWASEVFNCSAPDTGNMEVLSRYGTKEHQEKWLKPLLAGDIRSAFLMTEPAVASSDATNIECSIKRDGDEYVINGRKWWSSGAGDPRCAVYIVMGKTDPDAELHQQQSMILVPADAKGVTVLRHLPVFGYDDAPHGHMEVELKDVRVPASNILLGEGRGFEIAQGRLGPGRIHHCMRTIGAAERALELMVKRAMSRTAFGKPVIKHSIWEHRIARARIDIETSRLLTLKAAWMMDTVGNKAARGEIAMIKVAAPIMALKVIDDAIQAHGGGGVSDDFPLASSYAGIRTLRIADGPDEVHERTIARLEMKRWLNEA; translated from the coding sequence ATGAATTTTGAATACTCGGCCCGCTGCAAGGACTATCTGGCTCGCGTGCGCGCCTTCATGGATGAGCACGTCTATCCGAACGAGAAGACCTATCATGACCAGCTGGCCGGATTCGGCACCAATCGCTGGCAGGTCCTGCCCATCATCGAGGAGCTGAAAGCCAAGGCGAAGGCGCAAGGCTTGTGGAATCTCTTCCACCCGGACGACAAGCACGGCGCCGGGCTTTCCAATGCGGACTACGCGCCGCTGGCCGAGGAAATGGGCCGGGTGGCCTGGGCGAGCGAGGTGTTCAACTGCTCCGCGCCCGATACCGGCAATATGGAAGTGCTTTCGCGCTATGGCACCAAGGAACATCAGGAGAAATGGCTCAAACCGCTTCTGGCTGGCGATATCCGCTCCGCCTTCCTGATGACCGAGCCTGCCGTCGCCTCCTCCGACGCCACGAATATCGAATGCTCGATAAAGCGCGATGGCGATGAATACGTTATCAATGGCCGCAAATGGTGGAGCTCGGGCGCCGGTGATCCGCGCTGCGCGGTCTATATCGTCATGGGCAAGACCGACCCCGATGCCGAGCTGCACCAGCAGCAATCCATGATCCTGGTCCCTGCCGACGCCAAGGGCGTGACCGTGCTGCGCCATCTGCCGGTATTTGGCTATGACGATGCCCCGCACGGCCACATGGAAGTCGAGCTGAAAGACGTGCGCGTGCCTGCCAGCAATATCCTGCTGGGCGAAGGGCGCGGGTTTGAAATCGCGCAAGGCCGTCTCGGGCCGGGCCGCATCCACCACTGCATGCGCACGATCGGCGCGGCAGAGCGGGCGCTGGAGCTGATGGTGAAACGCGCGATGAGCCGCACCGCCTTTGGCAAGCCGGTCATCAAGCATTCGATCTGGGAGCATCGCATTGCCCGCGCGCGCATCGATATCGAGACCTCGCGCCTCCTGACGCTGAAAGCCGCCTGGATGATGGACACGGTTGGCAACAAGGCTGCACGCGGCGAGATCGCCATGATCAAGGTGGCCGCGCCCATCATGGCGCTCAAAGTCATCGATGACGCCATTCAGGCCCATGGCGGCGGCGGCGTGTCAGACGACTTCCCGCTCGCCTCCTCCTATGCCGGCATCCGCACGCTGCGCATCGCCGACGGGCCGGACGAGGTGCATGAGCGCACCATTGCCCGCCTAGAGATGAAGCGCTGGCTCAACGAAGCGTAA
- a CDS encoding TSUP family transporter — MALPAGDSICDMTSIIILFAVLATAFLSAVFGMAGGLILMGVLAALLPVPAAMVMHGAVQSVSNGWRAVLLRRYILWKSIGWYMVGSAGVALILLSFTFILPRPWLFIVLGLVPLIVWVPKSVFALDATKPGQGIACGVSVTGLNVIAGVSGPLLDTFYQNVEADRRSIVATKATTQVAAHGVKIAYYIAPALAAGEGGSFWLIAVAIPLSVIGTTLGAKMLDRMSEDVFRRWTKRLVTLIGAYYFVQGLWLLVG, encoded by the coding sequence ATGGCACTTCCTGCCGGTGATTCCATCTGTGACATGACATCCATCATCATACTTTTTGCGGTGCTGGCGACGGCCTTCCTGTCGGCCGTGTTTGGTATGGCGGGCGGATTGATCCTGATGGGCGTCCTGGCAGCCCTGCTGCCGGTGCCTGCTGCCATGGTGATGCATGGCGCGGTGCAGAGCGTGTCCAATGGCTGGCGGGCCGTGCTCCTGCGCCGCTATATCCTGTGGAAATCCATCGGCTGGTACATGGTGGGCTCGGCCGGCGTCGCGCTCATCCTCCTCAGTTTCACGTTCATCCTGCCGCGCCCCTGGCTCTTCATTGTGCTCGGGCTGGTGCCGCTGATTGTCTGGGTGCCGAAATCGGTGTTTGCGCTAGATGCAACAAAGCCGGGGCAGGGCATTGCCTGCGGTGTCAGCGTGACGGGCCTCAACGTGATCGCGGGCGTGTCGGGACCTTTGCTCGATACTTTCTACCAGAATGTCGAGGCTGACCGGCGTTCGATCGTCGCCACCAAGGCCACCACCCAGGTCGCCGCCCACGGCGTAAAGATCGCCTACTATATCGCCCCGGCGCTGGCCGCAGGCGAGGGCGGGTCGTTCTGGCTGATTGCGGTGGCCATACCGCTCTCCGTGATCGGCACGACGCTGGGTGCAAAGATGCTCGACCGGATGAGCGAGGATGTGTTCCGGCGCTGGACCAAACGTCTCGTGACACTCATCGGCGCGTATTACTTCGTGCAAGGGCTGTGGCTGCTGGTGGGATGA
- the mutL gene encoding DNA mismatch repair endonuclease MutL encodes MAIIRRLTPETVNRIAAGEVVERPASALKELVENALDAGATRIDVRAEQGGLTRLIVEDDGHGMDRDSLALSVERHATSKLPVGADGADDLLNIASMGFRGEALPSIGSVARLSITTQDASGDCWALEVEGGKTGEPRPAPPLGRTGTRIEVRDLFYATPARLKFLKSERAESMAITDVMKRLALARADVGFFLSLDGRSRLALQAPGMVDTPEARRTRLAALLDRDFAENALAIDTVREGVSVTGWASLPTYNRGTNQHQFLFVNGRPVRDKLLVGAVRGAYQDFLARDRHPVVALYVDLPTDEVDVNVHPAKAEVRFRDSGLVRGLIVGALRHALAGAGHRASTSVAAATLGRLQPQSAPTGSLWAPSRAEYGARVSPAYEASLAERPAPEFDAGVPRAEPSGLAYAARVEAEPARELEDFPLGAARAQLHETYVIAQTADGLVIVDQHAAHERLVYERMKAALASTGVARQALLVPEIVEMDEGEARRVLDRAEELAELGLVIEPFGPGAIAVRETPALLKRLDVQGLIRDLADELAEYDEALSLKEKLEEVVGTMACHGSVRAGRRLTGEEMNALLREMEATPHSGQCNHGRPTYVELKLSDIERLFGRK; translated from the coding sequence ATGGCCATCATCCGCCGACTCACCCCTGAAACCGTCAATCGCATCGCCGCGGGCGAGGTGGTCGAGCGCCCCGCCTCGGCCCTCAAAGAGCTGGTGGAAAATGCGCTGGATGCTGGTGCCACGCGCATTGATGTGCGCGCAGAGCAGGGCGGGCTGACCCGCCTGATCGTGGAAGATGATGGTCACGGCATGGACCGTGACAGCCTCGCCCTGTCGGTGGAGCGCCATGCCACCTCCAAACTGCCGGTGGGTGCCGATGGGGCGGATGATCTGTTGAACATCGCCTCCATGGGCTTCCGGGGCGAGGCCTTGCCGTCCATCGGTTCGGTCGCGCGGCTGTCCATCACCACGCAGGACGCGTCTGGCGATTGCTGGGCGCTGGAGGTGGAAGGCGGCAAGACCGGCGAGCCACGTCCCGCCCCGCCGCTGGGGCGCACCGGCACGCGCATTGAAGTGCGCGATCTGTTCTACGCTACCCCTGCGCGCCTGAAATTTCTCAAATCCGAGCGCGCGGAGAGCATGGCCATCACCGACGTGATGAAGCGGCTGGCGCTCGCGCGGGCCGATGTCGGCTTTTTCCTCAGTCTTGATGGCCGCTCGCGCCTCGCCCTGCAGGCTCCCGGCATGGTGGATACGCCCGAAGCGCGCCGCACCCGCCTCGCCGCCCTGCTGGACCGGGATTTTGCCGAGAATGCGCTGGCCATCGACACCGTTCGCGAGGGCGTGAGCGTGACCGGCTGGGCCAGTCTTCCCACCTATAACCGGGGCACCAACCAGCACCAGTTCCTGTTCGTGAACGGGCGGCCCGTGCGCGACAAGCTGCTGGTGGGGGCCGTGCGCGGTGCCTATCAGGATTTCCTCGCCCGTGACCGCCATCCGGTGGTGGCGCTCTATGTCGATCTGCCGACCGATGAGGTGGATGTGAACGTCCACCCCGCCAAGGCCGAGGTGCGCTTTCGCGATTCCGGCCTCGTGCGCGGGCTGATTGTCGGCGCGCTGCGCCATGCGCTGGCGGGGGCGGGCCACCGTGCCTCGACCAGTGTCGCCGCCGCCACGCTTGGAAGACTGCAGCCACAGAGCGCGCCCACAGGCTCGCTCTGGGCGCCGTCGCGAGCCGAATACGGCGCGCGGGTATCACCCGCCTATGAAGCGTCTCTGGCCGAGCGCCCCGCCCCCGAATTCGATGCCGGAGTGCCGCGCGCCGAACCCTCCGGCCTTGCTTATGCAGCGAGGGTAGAGGCGGAGCCTGCCCGTGAGCTGGAAGACTTTCCGTTGGGCGCCGCGCGCGCGCAGCTGCATGAGACCTATGTGATCGCGCAGACGGCGGACGGGCTTGTGATCGTCGATCAGCACGCCGCCCATGAGCGCCTCGTCTATGAGCGGATGAAGGCGGCCTTGGCCTCCACCGGCGTTGCCCGCCAGGCACTGCTGGTGCCGGAGATCGTCGAGATGGACGAGGGCGAGGCGCGCCGCGTGCTCGACCGGGCCGAGGAACTCGCCGAGCTTGGCCTTGTCATCGAACCTTTCGGCCCTGGCGCGATTGCGGTGCGCGAAACGCCGGCCCTTCTCAAACGCCTCGACGTGCAGGGCCTGATCCGCGATCTCGCTGACGAGCTGGCTGAATACGACGAGGCGCTGTCGCTCAAAGAGAAGCTTGAAGAGGTTGTCGGCACCATGGCCTGTCATGGCTCGGTGCGGGCGGGCAGGCGTCTCACTGGCGAGGAGATGAACGCGCTCCTGCGTGAGATGGAAGCCACGCCCCATTCCGGCCAGTGCAATCACGGCCGGCCGACTTATGTGGAGCTGAAACTGTCTGACATTGAGCGGCTTTTCGGGCGGAAGTGA